In a genomic window of Methanofastidiosum sp.:
- a CDS encoding TrkA family potassium uptake protein → MKQFVVIGLGNFGVNVATALHKLGNQVLVIDESERKVEQIKELVTQAIVADATDKKVLTEFVDKSIDGAIVCMRDNIEASVMITLYLKDLGVEKIIAKAINEDHGRILELVGATKIIYPEKDVAIELAETLTTPNLINWLPVEPDYKIFELKAPKEYVGKTLAELKLDDNYGIQVIAVKEGPKGPFHLIPGGSFTITENSSLAIIGKNEDIAKLKSNDKI, encoded by the coding sequence ATGAAACAGTTTGTAGTTATTGGTCTTGGAAATTTTGGGGTGAACGTTGCAACTGCCCTCCACAAACTAGGCAATCAAGTTCTAGTAATTGATGAATCTGAGAGAAAAGTAGAACAGATTAAGGAGTTAGTAACCCAAGCTATTGTTGCTGATGCGACTGATAAGAAGGTGCTAACAGAATTTGTGGATAAATCTATCGATGGGGCAATAGTATGCATGAGAGATAACATTGAAGCCAGTGTAATGATTACTCTATATCTGAAGGATCTAGGCGTTGAAAAGATAATAGCAAAGGCGATAAATGAAGACCATGGCCGTATTTTGGAACTAGTAGGGGCTACAAAGATAATTTATCCTGAAAAAGATGTTGCAATTGAACTTGCCGAAACCTTAACAACTCCAAACCTTATCAATTGGCTTCCTGTGGAGCCTGACTATAAAATATTTGAGTTAAAAGCTCCAAAGGAATATGTAGGGAAGACTCTTGCAGAGCTAAAGCTAGACGATAACTATGGGATCCAGGTAATAGCTGTAAAAGAAGGGCCAAAAGGACCTTTTCATTTAATCCCTGGAGGAAGCTTTACCATAACTGAAAATAGCTCTCTTGCCATAATAGGCAAAAATGAGGATATCGCTAAACTAAAATCAAATGATAAAATATAA
- a CDS encoding PAS domain S-box protein: MKKYELEREKEKLRKSEEKYRELVENANSIIAKFDKDGIILSMNEFGLDFFGYKEEELIGKKWQETCIPRIESTGRILENLISEIYFDVEKYTRHINENIKKNGERAWIYWTNKPILDKKGDIKALLSVGNDITDRKNMEEELKESEERFRLYFEKANDPMLLVAEDDSIIDVNEAACRKFGYSKNEFLSLIIPDLQAPELRGKAGKTIKRELEKYGEKPFEVLDIDKHGRLFYVEVVATKLKLKGKNVILNISRDITDRKRLEGEIKLLYNAIEQAPTIVVITDKNGFINYVNPKFIDLTGYKPSEVIGKNPRFLKTGFLPNGTSYYPCKTLLEDIQVCRWHRLS; encoded by the coding sequence TTGAAAAAATATGAACTTGAACGTGAAAAAGAAAAACTAAGAAAAAGTGAAGAGAAGTATAGGGAGCTAGTGGAAAATGCAAATAGCATAATTGCAAAATTTGACAAAGATGGAATAATTCTTTCAATGAATGAATTTGGATTGGATTTTTTTGGTTACAAAGAGGAAGAACTAATAGGAAAAAAATGGCAAGAAACGTGTATCCCTCGAATTGAATCTACAGGAAGAATTTTAGAAAATCTGATATCTGAGATTTATTTTGATGTAGAGAAATATACTCGGCACATTAATGAAAACATAAAAAAGAATGGAGAACGGGCATGGATTTATTGGACCAATAAACCTATACTGGATAAAAAAGGAGATATTAAGGCTCTACTTTCGGTAGGTAATGATATTACTGATAGGAAAAATATGGAAGAAGAACTAAAGGAAAGTGAAGAAAGATTTAGGCTATATTTTGAGAAGGCCAATGATCCCATGCTCTTAGTAGCTGAAGATGATTCAATAATTGATGTAAATGAAGCGGCGTGTAGAAAATTTGGCTATTCAAAAAATGAGTTTCTTTCATTAATAATTCCAGACCTACAAGCTCCCGAGTTAAGAGGTAAAGCCGGTAAGACAATAAAAAGAGAATTAGAAAAATATGGAGAAAAACCATTTGAAGTATTAGATATTGATAAACATGGAAGATTATTTTACGTGGAAGTAGTTGCAACAAAACTAAAACTGAAAGGGAAAAACGTAATCTTGAACATATCAAGAGATATCACAGATAGAAAAAGATTAGAAGGAGAAATAAAACTTTTATACAACGCTATTGAGCAAGCCCCGACAATAGTTGTTATAACAGATAAAAATGGATTCATAAATTATGTAAATCCAAAGTTTATCGATTTAACTGGGTATAAACCTTCAGAGGTAATAGGAAAGAATCCAAGATTTTTAAAAACAGGTTTTCTACCCAATGGGACATCCTACTATCCTTGTAAAACTTTGTTGGAAGATATTCAGGTTTGCCGGTGGCATAGACTTTCTTAA
- a CDS encoding restriction endonuclease subunit S, with protein MNGELPKGWVWTSLENCVDILDSQRKPINSEERQERILNKNESDLYPYYGATGQVGWIDGYIFDEELILLGEDGAPFLDFTKDKSYLIKGKTWVNNHAHVLRAIKDISFNSYICHYLNSFDYRNYITGTTRYKLNQSQMRKIMIPLPPLAEQQRIVNKIEELFTNLDKGIESLEQVKYKLKIYRQAILKYAMEGKLTEKWRENNKTFFEESNSFDNKEVIAFEIPSSWRLVELKDVSIIILGQSPPSSTYNEKRIGLPFYQGKSEFGLIYPTPVKWCAFPKKIAEKGDVLISVRAPVGPTNICPEKSCIGRGLAAIRGLGNIDNKFIFYLLRNIEKDISSQATGTTFEAIRGDVLKKLIIPLPPLEEQQEIVNRIEKLFSLADHIEETVSSKLEQSKTLRQSILKKAFEGQLVPQDPNDEPAEILLEKIKMEKLNKGKAIQEKLVQ; from the coding sequence GTGAATGGTGAGCTACCCAAAGGTTGGGTTTGGACGAGCTTAGAAAATTGCGTTGATATTCTAGATAGTCAAAGAAAGCCAATTAATTCAGAAGAACGTCAAGAAAGGATTCTAAATAAAAACGAATCTGATCTTTATCCTTATTATGGGGCCACTGGACAAGTTGGTTGGATTGATGGATATATTTTTGATGAAGAACTTATTCTACTTGGCGAGGATGGTGCGCCTTTCTTAGATTTTACCAAAGACAAATCCTATCTCATTAAAGGTAAAACTTGGGTTAATAATCATGCTCATGTTTTAAGGGCTATAAAGGATATTAGTTTTAATTCTTATATTTGCCATTATCTTAATAGTTTTGATTATCGTAATTACATTACTGGGACAACTAGATACAAGCTTAATCAATCTCAAATGAGAAAAATAATGATTCCCCTCCCACCATTAGCCGAACAACAAAGAATAGTAAACAAAATAGAAGAGCTCTTCACAAATCTTGACAAAGGTATTGAATCTCTAGAGCAAGTCAAATACAAACTTAAAATATATCGCCAAGCTATTTTGAAATATGCAATGGAAGGAAAACTCACTGAAAAGTGGAGAGAAAATAATAAAACATTTTTTGAGGAGTCTAATTCTTTTGATAATAAAGAAGTTATTGCATTTGAAATTCCAAGTAGCTGGAGATTAGTAGAATTAAAAGATGTATCAATTATAATATTAGGACAATCGCCACCCTCGTCTACATATAATGAAAAAAGAATAGGTTTACCTTTTTATCAAGGTAAATCTGAATTTGGTTTAATCTATCCAACTCCAGTTAAGTGGTGTGCTTTTCCAAAAAAAATTGCAGAGAAAGGGGATGTCTTAATTTCAGTTAGGGCTCCTGTTGGCCCTACAAACATCTGCCCTGAAAAATCTTGTATTGGAAGAGGATTGGCTGCAATTAGAGGATTGGGGAATATCGATAATAAATTTATTTTTTACTTATTAAGGAATATTGAAAAGGATATTTCTTCCCAAGCTACAGGTACGACTTTTGAAGCAATTAGGGGAGATGTACTAAAAAAATTGATAATTCCACTCCCTCCTCTCGAAGAACAGCAAGAAATAGTTAACAGAATAGAAAAACTATTCTCTCTTGCAGACCATATAGAAGAAACCGTCAGCTCTAAGCTAGAACAGTCCAAAACTCTTCGCCAAAGCATCCTAAAAAAAGCTTTTGAAGGGCAGCTTGTTCCACAAGATCCTAATGATGAGCCTGCAGAAATTTTACTAGAAAAAATAAAAATGGAAAAGTTAAATAAAGGAAAAGCAATTCAGGAGAAGCTGGTACAATGA
- a CDS encoding DMT family transporter yields the protein MDKKQIGVLAIVGASVMWSIEPIFAKLAYANSSVVQTSGFRAIFVTIVALIYALTTNGRNIKISKKEFSVIFYIAVFGTLVADLLFYIALTRIPVLNAVLIGHLQPIFIILIGYFILKDEKHSKYDYAGIFIMIFGALLVTTQTIQNLLILRIGTVGDLLVVGATLSWATTGIVARKYLKTMNCGIITFYRFLIAAIFFSIYLLFRSEFQFGSVNQIIIGIIVGVGYILYYEGLKRIKAAQAGALELSTPFFAALLGFVVLGELVTPMQIAGILILCIGVYLLSKKE from the coding sequence ATGGATAAAAAGCAAATAGGCGTTCTGGCAATAGTTGGTGCAAGCGTCATGTGGTCTATAGAGCCCATATTTGCAAAACTTGCCTATGCCAATTCTAGTGTTGTCCAGACATCAGGTTTTAGGGCCATATTTGTCACGATAGTTGCTTTGATCTATGCCCTCACTACAAATGGAAGAAATATCAAGATCTCAAAGAAAGAGTTTTCTGTAATTTTCTATATAGCTGTTTTTGGAACGCTTGTTGCGGATTTATTATTCTATATTGCACTCACAAGAATTCCTGTTCTAAATGCAGTTTTAATTGGGCATCTCCAGCCTATCTTCATTATATTAATAGGCTATTTTATCTTAAAGGATGAAAAACACTCAAAATATGATTATGCAGGCATATTCATAATGATATTTGGGGCGCTACTTGTCACCACACAAACAATACAAAATCTCCTTATCTTGAGAATAGGAACTGTTGGGGACCTATTAGTTGTGGGTGCAACTTTATCTTGGGCTACTACAGGGATAGTTGCAAGAAAGTACCTAAAGACCATGAACTGCGGAATAATCACATTTTATAGATTCTTGATTGCTGCCATATTCTTTTCAATCTATTTACTCTTCAGATCAGAGTTCCAATTTGGAAGTGTAAATCAGATAATAATTGGAATAATAGTTGGAGTCGGATACATTTTATACTATGAAGGTCTTAAAAGAATAAAAGCTGCTCAAGCTGGTGCTTTGGAACTATCAACACCATTTTTTGCAGCGCTTTTGGGGTTTGTTGTTCTTGGGGAGTTAGTAACACCCATGCAGATAGCAGGGATTCTTATTCTATGCATTGGCGTTTATCTACTTTCAAAAAAGGAATAG
- a CDS encoding DEAD/DEAH box helicase family protein, translated as MNNEARAREDIDKMLVDCGWTVQDYKLMDLGASRGVAVREFPLLTGIADYLLFIDRKACGVLEAKRVGIPLGGVADQSIKYVGGLPEDIPSVGNPLPFVYNSTGKEISFVDMRDPRRRSRRIFSFHRPETLKEFLSDEKTLRGKLQEMPPLITSGLRDCQIEAVTNLERSFRDTRPRALIQMATGSGKTFTAISFVYRLIKHSNAKRVLFLVDRTNLGKQAMTEFSQYRTPDDGRKFTELYNVQHLSSNVIDPASRVCISTIQRVYSMLRGEIEMESETEEQSLFDQDIDGTPVDVCYNPFIPIETFDFIITDECHRSIYNLWRQVLEYFDAFIIGLTATPSKQTLGFFNQNLVMEYNHERAVADGVNVGYDVYRINTAITEKGSSVEAGFYIDKRDRLTRQVRWESLDEEFKYEGRDLDRSVVAPDQIRTVIKTFKERLFTEIFPGRKTVPKTLIFAKDDSHAEDIVNIIREEFGQGDEFCKKITYRTMGEKPEDLIASFRNSYNPRIAVTVDMISTGTDIKPLECLIFMRDVKSRVYFEQMKGRGTRVINPTDLQMVTSDARNKTHFVIIDAVGVCETDKTDSMPLERARNVPLEKLLMGMALRKKNKDMISSLAGRLAKIEIEMNEKEKQEIQKIAGKNMNEIVNELLDAVDPDKTIETACKMFDTTEPTKEQLNKATEELLNKASKPFDNPKFRTKIIEIKKKNEQIIDNISKDEILFAGFDDLAAEKARIIVNNFKNFIEENKDELTALQIIYSNPYPTRFLTYDAIKELAEAIEKPPYYLTTDKLWAAYEKLEKSKVRGAGPHKLLTDIVSLLKFELGEIQVLEPFSYTVDKRFEDWISKKKKEGVTFTAEQLEWLRMIKDHISTSMSISKDDLEQTPFHNKGGLVKANKIFDGKIDNVMKDLQEALVSK; from the coding sequence ATGAATAATGAGGCTAGAGCTAGAGAAGACATTGACAAGATGCTTGTTGATTGCGGCTGGACTGTTCAGGATTATAAACTAATGGATCTTGGTGCTTCAAGAGGTGTTGCAGTAAGAGAGTTCCCACTCCTTACAGGAATTGCAGACTACCTCCTTTTTATTGATAGAAAAGCCTGTGGGGTTCTTGAAGCTAAAAGAGTCGGAATACCTTTAGGTGGTGTTGCAGATCAATCCATAAAATATGTTGGAGGTTTGCCTGAAGATATCCCATCTGTTGGCAATCCACTTCCCTTTGTGTACAATAGCACGGGGAAAGAAATTTCATTTGTTGACATGAGAGACCCAAGGCGACGCTCGAGAAGAATCTTCTCTTTTCACAGACCTGAAACATTGAAGGAATTTCTATCTGATGAAAAGACGTTGAGAGGCAAGTTGCAAGAGATGCCACCACTAATAACTTCTGGATTGCGAGATTGCCAGATTGAGGCAGTTACGAATCTTGAAAGATCATTTAGAGATACAAGACCTCGTGCATTAATCCAGATGGCAACAGGTTCTGGAAAAACTTTTACTGCAATTAGCTTTGTCTATAGGCTGATAAAACATTCAAATGCAAAAAGAGTGCTTTTCTTAGTTGATAGGACAAATCTTGGAAAGCAGGCCATGACAGAGTTTAGCCAGTATAGAACTCCAGATGATGGGAGAAAGTTTACTGAACTTTATAATGTTCAGCATCTCTCTTCAAACGTAATCGACCCCGCAAGTAGGGTTTGTATTTCAACTATCCAAAGAGTCTACTCGATGCTTAGGGGAGAAATCGAAATGGAGAGTGAAACTGAAGAGCAGTCACTTTTTGACCAAGATATCGATGGAACTCCAGTTGATGTTTGTTACAACCCTTTCATCCCAATTGAAACATTTGATTTTATTATAACAGATGAGTGCCACAGATCGATTTACAATCTCTGGAGGCAAGTTTTGGAATATTTTGATGCGTTTATTATTGGATTAACAGCTACACCTTCAAAGCAGACCCTTGGATTTTTCAATCAGAATCTTGTGATGGAGTATAATCATGAACGGGCAGTTGCTGATGGTGTTAATGTAGGGTATGATGTTTATAGAATTAATACTGCAATAACTGAGAAAGGGAGTAGTGTAGAAGCGGGATTTTACATTGATAAGAGGGACAGATTGACAAGGCAGGTTAGATGGGAATCACTTGATGAAGAATTCAAATATGAAGGAAGGGACCTTGATAGGTCAGTTGTTGCACCTGACCAGATCAGAACTGTAATAAAAACATTCAAGGAAAGATTGTTTACCGAGATATTTCCGGGGAGAAAAACAGTACCTAAGACTCTAATCTTTGCAAAAGACGATTCCCATGCTGAGGATATTGTAAATATTATAAGGGAAGAGTTTGGCCAGGGAGATGAATTCTGTAAAAAGATTACTTACAGAACTATGGGCGAGAAACCTGAAGACCTGATAGCAAGTTTCAGAAACTCTTACAATCCAAGGATAGCCGTAACTGTTGATATGATATCAACTGGTACTGACATAAAGCCTTTAGAGTGCCTTATATTCATGCGAGATGTTAAATCAAGAGTTTATTTCGAGCAGATGAAGGGAAGGGGAACAAGAGTGATTAATCCCACCGATTTGCAAATGGTAACTTCTGATGCAAGAAATAAAACTCATTTTGTGATAATAGATGCTGTTGGAGTATGCGAAACAGACAAAACTGATTCAATGCCGCTTGAGAGGGCTAGGAATGTACCTTTAGAGAAGCTTCTTATGGGGATGGCTCTAAGAAAAAAGAACAAAGATATGATATCCTCCCTTGCAGGTAGACTCGCCAAAATTGAAATAGAAATGAATGAAAAGGAGAAACAGGAGATTCAAAAGATTGCTGGAAAGAACATGAACGAGATTGTAAATGAACTTCTTGATGCTGTTGATCCAGATAAAACTATTGAAACTGCATGTAAGATGTTCGATACGACTGAGCCCACAAAGGAGCAGCTGAACAAGGCTACAGAAGAACTCCTAAACAAAGCAAGTAAGCCGTTTGATAATCCAAAGTTTAGGACGAAGATTATTGAGATAAAAAAGAAGAATGAGCAGATAATTGATAATATCAGTAAGGATGAGATTCTATTTGCAGGATTTGATGACCTTGCAGCTGAAAAAGCAAGAATAATTGTAAATAATTTCAAGAACTTTATAGAAGAAAATAAAGATGAATTAACAGCACTTCAAATTATTTATAGCAATCCATACCCAACAAGATTTCTAACTTATGATGCTATTAAGGAGCTTGCTGAGGCAATAGAAAAGCCGCCTTATTACCTTACAACGGATAAGTTATGGGCTGCATATGAGAAGCTAGAAAAATCTAAGGTGAGGGGTGCGGGGCCTCATAAATTACTTACGGATATTGTATCTCTCCTAAAATTTGAACTTGGAGAAATTCAAGTCCTTGAACCTTTTTCGTATACGGTAGATAAGAGATTTGAAGATTGGATTTCGAAGAAGAAAAAGGAAGGCGTAACTTTTACCGCGGAACAGTTAGAATGGCTTAGAATGATAAAAGATCACATTTCTACTTCAATGAGTATTTCTAAGGATGATCTTGAACAGACCCCATTCCACAACAAAGGTGGACTTGTTAAGGCGAATAAAATCTTTGATGGAAAAATTGATAATGTCATGAAGGATCTTCAAGAAGCACTGGTGAGTAAGTGA
- a CDS encoding type I restriction-modification system subunit M, with amino-acid sequence MSNETLAVQKLWNYCNVLRDDGVSYGDYVEQLTYLLFLKMDDEQTKPPFSRESKIPKNLNWESLLKKDGDELEVHYRHILESLGKEKGMIGVIFRKAQNKIQDPAKLKRLVMLIEGEETWMGMGIDVKGAIYEGLLQKNAEDIKSGAGQYFTPRALIKAMVEVIRPKPGETICDPACGTGGFLLASYDLISKYPLNVEEKKFLREGTFHGWDIVDSVVRLCTMNLYLHGIGGEESPIVTDDALASDPGDRFDIVLTNPPFGKKSSITIVNGEGKIEKESLTYQRNDFWATTSNKQLNFLQHVKTLLKINGRAAIVVPDNVLFEGGAGETLRKRLLQQCDVHTLLRLPTGIFYAQGVKANVLFFDKRPASEKPWTEKLWIYDLRTNIHFTLKTNTLRYEDLVDFIKCYNPENRHERRETERFKAFTYGEVMKRDKTNLDIFWLKDNSLGDSENLPDPKLLALEIAEDLESALDEFKRIYEELEE; translated from the coding sequence ATGAGTAACGAAACGCTTGCAGTCCAAAAGCTTTGGAACTATTGCAATGTCCTAAGAGACGATGGAGTAAGTTACGGCGATTATGTAGAGCAACTAACATACTTATTATTTCTAAAAATGGATGATGAGCAAACTAAGCCTCCGTTTAGCAGAGAGTCAAAGATACCAAAAAATCTTAACTGGGAGAGCCTTCTAAAAAAGGATGGTGATGAGCTTGAAGTTCATTACAGGCATATTCTAGAATCTTTAGGGAAAGAAAAGGGGATGATAGGTGTCATCTTCAGAAAAGCCCAGAATAAAATTCAGGACCCTGCAAAACTAAAGAGGCTTGTCATGCTTATTGAAGGAGAAGAAACCTGGATGGGTATGGGTATCGATGTAAAGGGTGCAATCTATGAAGGCTTACTACAAAAGAATGCAGAAGATATCAAAAGTGGCGCCGGTCAGTACTTCACCCCTAGAGCACTAATCAAAGCAATGGTTGAAGTGATAAGGCCAAAACCTGGTGAAACTATCTGTGACCCGGCATGCGGGACAGGGGGATTCCTTTTAGCTTCTTATGACCTAATCTCTAAATATCCGCTAAATGTTGAAGAGAAGAAATTCTTAAGAGAAGGCACATTTCACGGTTGGGACATTGTGGATAGTGTTGTAAGGCTCTGCACAATGAACCTCTACTTGCATGGGATTGGTGGAGAGGAAAGCCCAATAGTAACTGACGATGCACTTGCATCTGACCCTGGAGATAGGTTTGACATAGTGCTCACTAACCCGCCATTTGGAAAGAAGAGTAGCATTACTATAGTAAATGGCGAGGGAAAGATTGAAAAAGAATCACTGACATACCAGAGAAATGACTTCTGGGCAACTACTTCTAACAAGCAGCTAAACTTCCTGCAGCACGTTAAAACTCTACTAAAAATAAATGGCAGGGCCGCAATAGTCGTCCCTGATAACGTGCTTTTCGAAGGTGGGGCTGGAGAAACACTCAGAAAAAGACTCTTACAGCAGTGTGATGTCCACACACTTTTAAGACTCCCAACTGGGATCTTCTATGCGCAAGGTGTAAAGGCAAACGTGCTATTCTTTGATAAAAGGCCGGCAAGTGAAAAACCTTGGACAGAAAAACTCTGGATATATGATCTAAGGACTAACATTCACTTCACCCTGAAAACAAACACTCTAAGATATGAAGATCTAGTAGACTTCATAAAATGCTATAATCCAGAAAATAGGCACGAGAGACGAGAAACTGAAAGGTTCAAAGCATTTACCTATGGAGAGGTCATGAAAAGAGACAAAACAAATCTAGATATCTTCTGGCTAAAAGACAATAGCCTTGGCGACTCAGAAAATCTTCCAGACCCAAAGCTACTAGCTTTAGAAATTGCAGAAGATTTAGAGTCGGCGCTTGACGAGTTTAAAAGAATATATGAAGAATTAGAAGAATAA